The proteins below come from a single Orcinus orca chromosome 6, mOrcOrc1.1, whole genome shotgun sequence genomic window:
- the IDNK gene encoding probable gluconokinase isoform X1, with protein sequence MAAPSALLVMGVSGSGKSTIGTLLSSQLGWKFYDADDYHPEENRMKMGKGIPLNDQDRIPWLCNLHDILQRDVASGQHVILACSALKKVYRDILIQGKDGAPLKCDESGKEEKLAEVKLLVVHLTGSFEVISGRLLKRKGHFMSPELLQSQFDTLEPPSAPENFIQISVDKNLSEIIATIIETLK encoded by the exons ATCCACCATCGGCACCCTGCTGTCATCCCAG CTAGGGTGGAAATTCTACGATGCAGATGACTATCACCCAGAGGAAAATCGGATGAAGATGGGAAAAGGGATACCTCTGAATGACCAG GACAGGATTCCATGGCTCTGCAACTTGCATGACATTTTACAAAG agatGTAGCCTCTGGACAGCATGTAATTCTTGCCTGTTCAGCTCTGAAGAAAGTATACAGAGACATCTTAATACAAGGAAAAGATGGTGCACCTCTGAAGTGTGATGagtcaggaaaggaagaaaagctggCTGAAGTGAAGCTTCTTGTGGTCCATCTGACTGGGTCGTTCGAGGTCATCTCTGGACGCTTACTCAAAAGAAAAGGGCATTTTATGTCCCCTGAGTTATTGCAGTCCCAGTTTGATACTTTGGAGCCCCCATCAGCTCCAGAAAATTTCATTCAAATCAGTGTGGACAAAAATCTTTCAGAGATAATTGCTACAATTATAGAAACTCTAAAATGA
- the IDNK gene encoding probable gluconokinase isoform X2, with the protein MTRAHRSPHKAQSSLWSANLELDRIPWLCNLHDILQRDVASGQHVILACSALKKVYRDILIQGKDGAPLKCDESGKEEKLAEVKLLVVHLTGSFEVISGRLLKRKGHFMSPELLQSQFDTLEPPSAPENFIQISVDKNLSEIIATIIETLK; encoded by the exons ATGACCAG AGCACATAGGTCTCCTCATAAAGCACAGAGTTCTTTGTGGTCTGCAAATCTGGAGCTG GACAGGATTCCATGGCTCTGCAACTTGCATGACATTTTACAAAG agatGTAGCCTCTGGACAGCATGTAATTCTTGCCTGTTCAGCTCTGAAGAAAGTATACAGAGACATCTTAATACAAGGAAAAGATGGTGCACCTCTGAAGTGTGATGagtcaggaaaggaagaaaagctggCTGAAGTGAAGCTTCTTGTGGTCCATCTGACTGGGTCGTTCGAGGTCATCTCTGGACGCTTACTCAAAAGAAAAGGGCATTTTATGTCCCCTGAGTTATTGCAGTCCCAGTTTGATACTTTGGAGCCCCCATCAGCTCCAGAAAATTTCATTCAAATCAGTGTGGACAAAAATCTTTCAGAGATAATTGCTACAATTATAGAAACTCTAAAATGA
- the IDNK gene encoding probable gluconokinase isoform X3: MKMGKGIPLNDQDRIPWLCNLHDILQRDVASGQHVILACSALKKVYRDILIQGKDGAPLKCDESGKEEKLAEVKLLVVHLTGSFEVISGRLLKRKGHFMSPELLQSQFDTLEPPSAPENFIQISVDKNLSEIIATIIETLK, encoded by the exons ATGAAGATGGGAAAAGGGATACCTCTGAATGACCAG GACAGGATTCCATGGCTCTGCAACTTGCATGACATTTTACAAAG agatGTAGCCTCTGGACAGCATGTAATTCTTGCCTGTTCAGCTCTGAAGAAAGTATACAGAGACATCTTAATACAAGGAAAAGATGGTGCACCTCTGAAGTGTGATGagtcaggaaaggaagaaaagctggCTGAAGTGAAGCTTCTTGTGGTCCATCTGACTGGGTCGTTCGAGGTCATCTCTGGACGCTTACTCAAAAGAAAAGGGCATTTTATGTCCCCTGAGTTATTGCAGTCCCAGTTTGATACTTTGGAGCCCCCATCAGCTCCAGAAAATTTCATTCAAATCAGTGTGGACAAAAATCTTTCAGAGATAATTGCTACAATTATAGAAACTCTAAAATGA